In a single window of the Elaeis guineensis isolate ETL-2024a chromosome 8, EG11, whole genome shotgun sequence genome:
- the LOC105050119 gene encoding translocase of chloroplast 90, chloroplastic isoform X1, with amino-acid sequence MMNFKKWISCQLVSKSFLFARPFSVFDGESPDGDVGSQGTIDMVNMERTVSSGASHSSSSQLTELPASQSDTADTSPLVQYDDEDDKNADPLSKVDALQIKFLRLVHRIGQSPGNLVVAQVLYRLQLASMIRAGESDVKRPGLTISKAKAIAVEQEAAGRSTVDFSFKILVLGRTGVGKSATINSIFDEEKAATNAFVPATDNIQEVVGCIKGIKVTVIDTPGLSPAHGNQRRNRELMLAVRRFIRKSPPDIVLYFERLDAINRGYSDYPLLKLITDVFGSSIWFNTILVMTHSSSPPPEGPDGYPLSFETFVHQRTYLVQHYIHQAISNSQLEIPVLLVENHLMCLRNTKGEKVLPNGQVWMSQFLVLCIATKVLGDANSLLKFQDSFQLTPTSTRLPSLPHLLSSLLRIRSSSSSGGFDDEVDELSDNDEDEYDQLPPIRILTKAQFQKLSRAQRNAYLDELDYRETLFLKKQWKEELRSRRERMPPTNDTSVGNDYYENGASQEVVQLSDMTVPPSFDSGCPSYRYRYFLSNDKWLARPVLDPQGWDHDVGFDGINLEAFLDVKKNLQASLVGQVSKDKKEFAIQAESVVKYVEPRGHTLQSGIDIQTAGKDLIYTVHGDARFRNFQFNTTGGGLSMIKFGGVYFIGAKLEDSISVGRRFLLTMNTGRMEGCGQVAYGGGLEATIRGRDYPVRDDKVMLATTVLSLDKELVLGGSIQSDFRVGHGTKMSVSANLNNRRLGQVSVRTSTSEHVEIALIAVFSLVQALFRRRPTDAAG; translated from the exons ATGATGAACTTTAAAAAGTGGATTTCTTGCCAACTGGTTTCTAAATCATTTCTGTTTGCAAGACCTTTCAGCGTCTTTGATGGGGAGTCCCCAGATGGAGATGTTGGCAGTCAAG GTACAATAGATATGGTGAACATGGAAAGAACAGTATCCTCTGGTGCTTCGCATTCCAGCAGTAGCCAACTAACCGAACTTCCAGCCAGTCAGTCTGATACAGCAGATACTTCTCCTCTGGTGCaatatgatgatgaagatgataaGAATGCAGATCCACTAAGCAAAGTTGATGCTCTTCAAATCAAGTTTTTGCGTCTCGTCCATCGGATTGGACAGTCACCAGGCAATCTTGTTGTTGCACAGGTTTTATACAGGTTGCAACTTGCAAGCATGATACGAGCTGGTGAATCAGATGTCAAGAGACCTGGTCTGACGATCAGTAAGGCTAAAGCTATAGCAGTAGAGCAAGAGGCTGCTGGTCGATCCACTGTGGACTTCTCATTTAAGATTCTTGTCCTGGGGAGAACTGGTGTAGGCAAGAGTGCAACCATAAATTCAATTTTTGATGAAGAAAAGGCAGCAACTAATGCATTTGTACCTGCCACCGATAATATCCAGGAAGTTGTTGGGTGTATTAAAGGAATTAAGGTTACAGTAATAGATACGCCAGGCCTTTCGCCTGCACATGGTAACCAACGTCGAAATAGAGAACTCATGCTTGCAGTGAGAAGGTTTATAAGAAAGTCTCCACCAGACATTGTTCTATATTTTGAACGGCTTGATGCCATCAACAGGGGCTACAGTGATTACCCACTACTGAAGCTTATAACTGATGTTTTCGGTTCATCCATTTGGTTCAACACCATACTTGTCATGACTCATTCTTCCTCGCCACCTCCTGAAGGACCTGATGGGTACCCTTTGAGCTTTGAAACATTTGTTCACCAGCGTACATATTTGGTGCAGCATTATATACACCAAGCAATTTCCAACTCACAGCTCGAGATCCCTGTCCTTTTGGTGGAGAACCACCTGATGTGTCTGAGAAATACAAAAGGTGAAAAGGTTCTACCAAATGGCCAGGTCTGGATGTCTCAGTTTCTGGTGTTGTGCATAGCCACTAAGGTCTTGGGGGATGCAAACTCCCTTCTAAAATTTCAGGACAGCTTTCAGCTGACACCAACAAGCACCAGACTGCCTTCACTGCCACATCTCCTCTCATCACTTCTTCGCATCCGTTCGTCATCTAGTAGTGGTGGCTTTGATGATGAGGTGGACGAGCTCTCAGACAATGATGAGGATGAGTATGATCAGCTACCCCCTATCCGTATATTGACTAAAGCTCAGTTTCAAAAATTATCCAGAGCTCAAAGGAATGCATATCTTGATGAGCTGGACTATCGTGAAACTTTGTTTCTGAAGAAGCAGTGGAAAGAGGAACTTAGGAGTAGAAGAGAGAGAATGCCTCCTACCAATGATACATCTGTAGGCAATGATTATTATGAGAATGGTGCTTCCCAAGAAGTTGTGCAATTGTCTGATATGACTGTCCCACCAAGCTTTGACTCTGGTTGTCCTAGCTATAGATACCGATATTTTCTTAGCAATGATAAGTGGCTTGCAAGGCCTGTTTTGGATCCCCAAGGCTGGGATCATGATGTTggttttgatgggatcaatttggAGGCTTTTCTGGATGTGAAAAAGAATCTCCAGGCTTCACTAGTGGGACAGGTAAGCAAGGATAAGAAAGAATTTGCTATTCAGGCAGAATCTGTAGTGAAGTACGTAGAACCAAGAGGCCACACATTGCAATCAGGAATTGACATTCAAACTGCTGGCAAGGATTTAATATATACTGTTCACGGAGATGCAAGGTTTAGAAATTTTCAATTTAACACAACTGGAGGAGGGCTTTCTATGATAAAATTTGGTGGTGTGTACTTCATTGGTGCCAAACTTGAGGACTCTATTTCAGTTGGGAGGAGATTTTTGCTGACGATGAACACTGGGCGGATGGAGGGCTGTGGTCAGGTAGCATATGGAGGAGGTTTAGAAGCAACTATACGAGGGAGAGACTACCCTGTTAGGGATGATAAAGTGATGCTCGCCACCACTGTACTTTCCTTGGACAAAGAGTTGGTTCTAGGGGGAAGTATTCAGTCAGACTTCAGAGTTGGCCATGGTACAAAGATGTCTGTTAGTGCCAATTTGAACAATAGAAGGCTGGGTCAGGTTTCTGTAAGGACCAGCACCTCAGAGCATGTTGAGATAGCACTAATAGCAGTTTTTTCACTAGTTCAGGCCTTATTTCGGAGAAGGCCGACTGATGCTGCAGGCTGA
- the LOC105050120 gene encoding synaptotagmin-5, translated as MAFLLGLFLGVVVGVGLVMAFVRFENYRSKRRSELAATVAAFSKMTVEDTRKILPTQFYPSWVVFAQRQKLNWLNLELTKIWPYVNEASSELIRTNVEPILEQYRSAILASLKFSKLTLGTVAPQFTGVSIVEDDSSGITMELELQWDGNPNIVLDIQTTLGVALPIQVKNIGFTGVFRFIFKPLVEEFPCFGAVSYSLREKKKLDFTLKVVGGEISSIPGISDAIERTIRDAIEDTLTWPVRKIVSILPGDYSDLELKPVGMLEVKLVQARALSNKDIIGKSDPFAVLFVRPLRDRMKTSKTINNDLNPIWNEHYEFIVEDVSTQHLTVKIYDDEGIQPAEFIGCAQVRLKDLQPGKVKDIWLKLVKDLEVQRDRKDRGQVHLELLYCPFGMENEFPNPFVGQNFLMTSLEKALKSGVNGTDAAVTDRTATLRKKDVIMRGVLSVTVISAEDLPAMDVMGKADPFVVLSLKKLETKNKTRVVNDSLNPIWNQTFDFLVEDGLHDLLILEVYDHDTFGKDYIGSCIMTLTRVILEGEFTDNFPLEGAKSGRLNLHLKWTPQPIYRDL; from the exons GCTGCTACGGTGGCAGCTTTCTCAAAGATGACAGTTGAAGATACGAGAAAGATTCTTCCCACTCAGTTTTACCCATCATGGGTTGTTTTCGCACAGCGCCAGAAGTTGA ACTGGCTCAACCTTGAATTGACGAAAATCTGGCCTTATGTTAATGAG GCATCATCTGAGCTGATAAGAACTAATGTCGAGCCAATTCTTGAACAATATAGATCAGCCATCTTAGCTTCACTCAAATTTTCAAAGCTAACTCTTGGCACTGTTGCTCCACAATTTACAG GAGTTTCTATTGTTGAAGATGATAGTTCTGGAATTACTATGGAGTTGGAGTTGCAGTGGGATGGTAATCCAAACATTGTACTTGATATTCAAACAACACTTGGTGTGGCACTTCCTATACAG GTGAAAAACATTGGTTTTACTGGTGTTTTCCGTTTCATCTTTAAACCATTGGTGGAGGAGTTTCCCTGCTTTGGTGCTGTCTCTTATTCATTGAGAGAAAAG AAAAAGCTGGATTTCACTCTCAAGGTTGTTGGTGGTGAAATATCATCTATTCCTGGAATTTCTGATGCAATTGAG CGAACGATACGTGATGCTATTGAAGACACCTTAACATGGCCAGTAAGAAAAATTGTTTCCATTTTACCTGGGGATTACAG TGACCTAGAATTGAAGCCTGTTGGAATGTTGGAAGTAAAGCTTGTCCAAGCAAGAGCCTTATCTAATAAAGACATAATAGGAAAATCCGATCCCTTTGCTGTGTTATTTGTACGCCCATTACGTGACAGAATGAAGACTAGCAAAACAATT AACAATGATTTGAACCCTATCTGGAATGAGCACTATGAGTTCATAGTTGAAGATGTGTCTACTCAGCATTTGACGGTAAAGATATATGATGATGAAGGGATCCAGCCAGCTGAATTTATTGGTTGTGCTCAAGTGAGGTTAAAAGACCTTCAGCCTGGAAAAGTGAAGGATATCTGGTTGAAACTAGTCAAAGATCTGGAAGTCCAGAGAGACAGGAAAGATAGGGGTCAG GTGCATCTAGAGCTTCTATACTGTCCTTTCGGCATGGAGAATGAGTTCCCTAATCCTTTTGTTggtcaaaattttttaatgactTCGTTGGAGAAGGCCCTCAAAAGTGGGGTGAATGGAACCGATGCTGCTGTGACTGACAGGACCGCAACTCTTAGGAAAAAGGATGTCATCATGAGAGGAGTTCTCTCTGTGACAGTTATATCTGCAGAAGATTTGCCTGCAATGGATGTGATGGGAAAAGCAGACCCATTTGTTGTGCTGAGTTTGAAGAaattagaaacaaagaataaaacAAGG GTAGTAAATGATAGCTTAAATCCAATTTGGAACCAGACCTTTGACTTTCTTGTGGAAGATGGGCTACATGATTTGCTTATTTTGGAAGTCTATGACCATGATACCTTTGGAAAG GATTACATTGGAAGTTGCATCATGACACTAACAAGGGTGATACTGGAGGGAGAATTTACTGATAATTTTCCTTTAGAGGGGGCAAAGTCTGGAAGACTGAATTTGCATCTTAAGTGGACGCCGCAGCCAATTTACAGGGACCTATAA
- the LOC105050119 gene encoding translocase of chloroplast 90, chloroplastic isoform X2 — MVNMERTVSSGASHSSSSQLTELPASQSDTADTSPLVQYDDEDDKNADPLSKVDALQIKFLRLVHRIGQSPGNLVVAQVLYRLQLASMIRAGESDVKRPGLTISKAKAIAVEQEAAGRSTVDFSFKILVLGRTGVGKSATINSIFDEEKAATNAFVPATDNIQEVVGCIKGIKVTVIDTPGLSPAHGNQRRNRELMLAVRRFIRKSPPDIVLYFERLDAINRGYSDYPLLKLITDVFGSSIWFNTILVMTHSSSPPPEGPDGYPLSFETFVHQRTYLVQHYIHQAISNSQLEIPVLLVENHLMCLRNTKGEKVLPNGQVWMSQFLVLCIATKVLGDANSLLKFQDSFQLTPTSTRLPSLPHLLSSLLRIRSSSSSGGFDDEVDELSDNDEDEYDQLPPIRILTKAQFQKLSRAQRNAYLDELDYRETLFLKKQWKEELRSRRERMPPTNDTSVGNDYYENGASQEVVQLSDMTVPPSFDSGCPSYRYRYFLSNDKWLARPVLDPQGWDHDVGFDGINLEAFLDVKKNLQASLVGQVSKDKKEFAIQAESVVKYVEPRGHTLQSGIDIQTAGKDLIYTVHGDARFRNFQFNTTGGGLSMIKFGGVYFIGAKLEDSISVGRRFLLTMNTGRMEGCGQVAYGGGLEATIRGRDYPVRDDKVMLATTVLSLDKELVLGGSIQSDFRVGHGTKMSVSANLNNRRLGQVSVRTSTSEHVEIALIAVFSLVQALFRRRPTDAAG; from the coding sequence ATGGTGAACATGGAAAGAACAGTATCCTCTGGTGCTTCGCATTCCAGCAGTAGCCAACTAACCGAACTTCCAGCCAGTCAGTCTGATACAGCAGATACTTCTCCTCTGGTGCaatatgatgatgaagatgataaGAATGCAGATCCACTAAGCAAAGTTGATGCTCTTCAAATCAAGTTTTTGCGTCTCGTCCATCGGATTGGACAGTCACCAGGCAATCTTGTTGTTGCACAGGTTTTATACAGGTTGCAACTTGCAAGCATGATACGAGCTGGTGAATCAGATGTCAAGAGACCTGGTCTGACGATCAGTAAGGCTAAAGCTATAGCAGTAGAGCAAGAGGCTGCTGGTCGATCCACTGTGGACTTCTCATTTAAGATTCTTGTCCTGGGGAGAACTGGTGTAGGCAAGAGTGCAACCATAAATTCAATTTTTGATGAAGAAAAGGCAGCAACTAATGCATTTGTACCTGCCACCGATAATATCCAGGAAGTTGTTGGGTGTATTAAAGGAATTAAGGTTACAGTAATAGATACGCCAGGCCTTTCGCCTGCACATGGTAACCAACGTCGAAATAGAGAACTCATGCTTGCAGTGAGAAGGTTTATAAGAAAGTCTCCACCAGACATTGTTCTATATTTTGAACGGCTTGATGCCATCAACAGGGGCTACAGTGATTACCCACTACTGAAGCTTATAACTGATGTTTTCGGTTCATCCATTTGGTTCAACACCATACTTGTCATGACTCATTCTTCCTCGCCACCTCCTGAAGGACCTGATGGGTACCCTTTGAGCTTTGAAACATTTGTTCACCAGCGTACATATTTGGTGCAGCATTATATACACCAAGCAATTTCCAACTCACAGCTCGAGATCCCTGTCCTTTTGGTGGAGAACCACCTGATGTGTCTGAGAAATACAAAAGGTGAAAAGGTTCTACCAAATGGCCAGGTCTGGATGTCTCAGTTTCTGGTGTTGTGCATAGCCACTAAGGTCTTGGGGGATGCAAACTCCCTTCTAAAATTTCAGGACAGCTTTCAGCTGACACCAACAAGCACCAGACTGCCTTCACTGCCACATCTCCTCTCATCACTTCTTCGCATCCGTTCGTCATCTAGTAGTGGTGGCTTTGATGATGAGGTGGACGAGCTCTCAGACAATGATGAGGATGAGTATGATCAGCTACCCCCTATCCGTATATTGACTAAAGCTCAGTTTCAAAAATTATCCAGAGCTCAAAGGAATGCATATCTTGATGAGCTGGACTATCGTGAAACTTTGTTTCTGAAGAAGCAGTGGAAAGAGGAACTTAGGAGTAGAAGAGAGAGAATGCCTCCTACCAATGATACATCTGTAGGCAATGATTATTATGAGAATGGTGCTTCCCAAGAAGTTGTGCAATTGTCTGATATGACTGTCCCACCAAGCTTTGACTCTGGTTGTCCTAGCTATAGATACCGATATTTTCTTAGCAATGATAAGTGGCTTGCAAGGCCTGTTTTGGATCCCCAAGGCTGGGATCATGATGTTggttttgatgggatcaatttggAGGCTTTTCTGGATGTGAAAAAGAATCTCCAGGCTTCACTAGTGGGACAGGTAAGCAAGGATAAGAAAGAATTTGCTATTCAGGCAGAATCTGTAGTGAAGTACGTAGAACCAAGAGGCCACACATTGCAATCAGGAATTGACATTCAAACTGCTGGCAAGGATTTAATATATACTGTTCACGGAGATGCAAGGTTTAGAAATTTTCAATTTAACACAACTGGAGGAGGGCTTTCTATGATAAAATTTGGTGGTGTGTACTTCATTGGTGCCAAACTTGAGGACTCTATTTCAGTTGGGAGGAGATTTTTGCTGACGATGAACACTGGGCGGATGGAGGGCTGTGGTCAGGTAGCATATGGAGGAGGTTTAGAAGCAACTATACGAGGGAGAGACTACCCTGTTAGGGATGATAAAGTGATGCTCGCCACCACTGTACTTTCCTTGGACAAAGAGTTGGTTCTAGGGGGAAGTATTCAGTCAGACTTCAGAGTTGGCCATGGTACAAAGATGTCTGTTAGTGCCAATTTGAACAATAGAAGGCTGGGTCAGGTTTCTGTAAGGACCAGCACCTCAGAGCATGTTGAGATAGCACTAATAGCAGTTTTTTCACTAGTTCAGGCCTTATTTCGGAGAAGGCCGACTGATGCTGCAGGCTGA